A genomic segment from Deferribacterota bacterium encodes:
- a CDS encoding TolC family protein, which produces EILEEEKSIPKIPENVAVGIPANMIRRRPDIRMAERRLAAQTARIGVAISDLYPKFYIFGTIGLESISSSDFWEGSSKFWSIGPTVNWSIFQGGAIRQNIKVQNERQRQALLNYENTILQALEDVENALTAYAKEQYRFDSLKKSVAAAKRTVLLAMDRYKAGLIDFYNVLDAERALLDLEDQLTSSRGEMVANLARLYKALGGGWEYAKNLENDLTARDALNLDNTTILNSDIYNK; this is translated from the coding sequence ATGAAATATTAGAAGAGGAAAAAAGTATCCCTAAAATACCAGAGAATGTCGCAGTTGGCATCCCTGCTAATATGATAAGGAGAAGGCCTGATATAAGAATGGCTGAGAGAAGATTGGCAGCCCAGACTGCCCGCATTGGCGTTGCCATATCAGACCTCTACCCCAAATTTTATATCTTTGGAACAATTGGCTTAGAATCTATTAGTAGTTCAGATTTCTGGGAGGGATCAAGCAAGTTTTGGAGTATTGGACCAACTGTTAATTGGAGCATCTTTCAAGGGGGGGCAATTAGACAGAACATAAAAGTCCAAAATGAAAGGCAAAGACAAGCCCTATTAAACTACGAAAATACCATACTGCAAGCCTTAGAAGATGTAGAAAATGCCCTAACAGCATATGCAAAAGAGCAATATCGCTTTGATTCTCTTAAAAAATCTGTGGCTGCAGCTAAAAGGACTGTTCTTTTAGCTATGGATCGCTATAAAGCTGGGTTAATAGATTTTTATAATGTTTTAGATGCAGAACGGGCTCTATTAGATTTAGAAGACCAATTAACAAGTAGTAGAGGAGAAATGGTGGCAAACCTAGCAAGATTATATAAAGCATTAGGCGGTGGCTGGGAATATGCTAAAAATTTAGAAAATGATCTAACTGCGAGAGATGCTTTAAATTTAGACAATACGACAATATTAAATAGTGATATTTATAATAAATGA
- a CDS encoding TetR/AcrR family transcriptional regulator, with translation MNTKDKIIKNAAKLFAKQGFQKTTIKQIARDANVNIAAINYHFGSKYALIEKVVEQIYTPINNERIKKLNIIKVNNKQKDISLVKGILRAFIEPPFTAEFADKDTRFLLALSYQIFLERDKKIITYFMLQFKKPLCMFFQLLSEALPYIPKNILSWRVHFTIGVAINAMKILILPFPIPEMAPMPIANIDELIDQIIEFSYAGIISTTNKI, from the coding sequence ATGAATACAAAAGATAAAATAATAAAAAATGCTGCTAAGCTATTTGCCAAACAAGGTTTCCAAAAAACAACTATCAAGCAAATTGCCCGTGATGCTAATGTAAATATAGCAGCAATAAACTATCATTTTGGCTCTAAATATGCCTTAATTGAAAAGGTTGTTGAGCAAATCTATACACCAATTAACAATGAGAGAATAAAAAAGTTAAACATAATAAAAGTTAATAATAAACAAAAAGATATATCTTTAGTTAAAGGTATTTTAAGAGCTTTTATTGAGCCACCTTTTACTGCTGAATTTGCAGATAAAGATACAAGATTTTTACTTGCTTTATCATACCAGATTTTCTTAGAGAGAGACAAAAAGATTATAACCTATTTTATGTTACAATTTAAAAAGCCCCTCTGTATGTTTTTTCAGCTTCTTAGTGAGGCTTTACCATATATACCAAAAAATATCTTATCTTGGAGAGTACACTTTACAATAGGTGTTGCCATTAATGCAATGAAAATACTAATACTCCCCTTCCCTATCCCTGAAATGGCACCAATGCCAATAGCCAATATTGATGAGCTAATTGATCAAATCATAGAGTTTTCATATGCAGGCATTATTAGCACAACAAATAAAATTTAG
- the ilvD gene encoding dihydroxy-acid dehydratase yields the protein MRSDEIKKGVNRAPHRSLLYATGFSKKALNRPLIGICSSFTDLIPGHCGMRDLERFIEKGIHSGGGYSFIFSVAGVCDGISMGHKGMHFSLPSRDLIADMVETTLEAHRLDGVVFITNCDKITPGMLMGAARVNIPSIFVTAGPMPSGFYNNQRRSLVRDTFEAVSKYRNGDIAEDELEALELCACPSQGSCSGMYTANTMACLTETMGMSLPGCATSLAGFAEKKRIAFESGVQICNLVDKNISPRDILTRKAFENAVIADLALGGSTNTVLHLPAIAYEANLKLDIQLFDKYSKLVPNITHLRPAGDYFMEDLGRAGGIPAVLKRLEPFIKDNQTVSGLSIKEIIKNASIYDNEIIRPIDNPYNKEGGIAILKGNIAPRGAVIKQAAVNKDMHEFSGKALVFNSEDEAMEAILNGSIEEESVLVIRYEGPKGGPGMREMLAPTSAIAGSHLKRVALITDGRFSGGTRGPCIGHISPEAAEGGPIALINNGDTIYINIKERKLELLIDNDELEERRKKLTPFKPKFKKGYLAKYSLLVSSADEGAIFKSEEADRW from the coding sequence ATGCGAAGTGATGAAATAAAGAAAGGAGTAAATAGAGCTCCTCATAGATCTCTTTTATATGCAACTGGTTTTTCAAAAAAAGCACTAAATAGACCTCTTATTGGAATTTGCTCAAGCTTTACCGATCTCATCCCTGGCCATTGTGGAATGAGAGATCTTGAGCGATTCATAGAAAAAGGTATCCACTCTGGTGGTGGCTATAGCTTTATATTTAGCGTTGCAGGTGTTTGTGATGGTATATCTATGGGGCACAAAGGAATGCACTTTTCACTACCTTCTAGAGATTTAATAGCAGATATGGTAGAAACCACTCTAGAAGCTCACCGCTTAGATGGGGTTGTCTTTATAACAAACTGCGATAAAATAACACCTGGCATGCTAATGGGGGCAGCAAGGGTTAATATACCCTCCATATTCGTAACTGCTGGTCCAATGCCATCTGGTTTTTATAACAATCAGAGAAGATCTTTAGTAAGGGATACCTTTGAGGCTGTGTCTAAATATAGAAATGGCGATATTGCTGAAGATGAATTAGAGGCATTAGAGCTTTGTGCTTGCCCTAGCCAAGGTTCTTGTTCTGGAATGTATACAGCAAACACAATGGCATGTTTAACTGAAACAATGGGCATGAGCCTACCAGGTTGTGCAACATCACTGGCAGGTTTTGCAGAAAAAAAACGCATAGCCTTTGAATCAGGTGTGCAAATTTGTAACCTCGTAGATAAGAATATTTCACCAAGGGATATTTTAACAAGAAAAGCATTTGAAAATGCAGTGATAGCAGATTTGGCTCTAGGAGGTTCAACAAACACAGTTTTACATCTACCTGCAATAGCTTATGAGGCAAATTTGAAGCTTGATATTCAATTATTTGACAAATATAGTAAATTAGTTCCCAATATTACACATTTAAGACCTGCTGGCGATTATTTTATGGAAGATTTAGGTAGAGCAGGTGGTATTCCAGCTGTTTTAAAAAGATTAGAGCCATTTATAAAAGACAATCAAACTGTATCAGGCTTATCTATTAAAGAGATTATTAAAAATGCTTCTATTTATGATAACGAGATAATAAGACCAATAGATAACCCTTATAATAAAGAGGGTGGGATTGCAATTTTAAAAGGCAATATAGCGCCAAGGGGCGCAGTAATAAAACAAGCAGCGGTTAATAAAGATATGCATGAATTTAGCGGAAAAGCTTTAGTATTTAATTCAGAAGATGAGGCTATGGAGGCCATATTAAATGGCAGCATAGAAGAAGAGAGTGTTCTAGTAATAAGATATGAAGGACCAAAGGGAGGACCAGGCATGAGGGAAATGCTTGCCCCAACTTCAGCTATAGCTGGCTCCCATCTCAAGAGGGTAGCACTTATAACAGATGGGAGGTTCTCCGGTGGCACAAGGGGCCCTTGTATAGGACACATATCGCCTGAGGCTGCCGAAGGCGGCCCTATTGCATTAATAAACAATGGGGATACTATTTATATAAATATTAAAGAGAGAAAATTAGAGCTTTTAATAGATAATGATGAGCTAGAAGAAAGAAGAAAAAAATTAACACCCTTTAAACCTAAATTTAAAAAAGGATACTTAGCAAAATATAGTCTATTAGTATCATCTGCTGATGAAGGAGCCATATTTAAAAGTGAAGAGGCAGATAGATGGTAA
- the ilvB gene encoding biosynthetic-type acetolactate synthase large subunit, which yields MVKTQRSGAEILIESLKNEGVEVIFGYPGGVLLGLYDVIFDAKILHILPRHEQGGIHAADGYARSTGKVGVCIGTSGPGATNLVTGIATAYMDSSPLVVLTGQVPNELIGGDAFQEADITGITRPIVKHSYLVKDVKDLEQSVREAFHIAKTGRPGPVVIDLPKDVMATKTSFKLKRKLYIPGYNPNYEANIMQVKKLLKALESAKRPLLYIGGGVKISNATNEVIKLSEMLDIPVVSSFMGLGGMPGTHKNYLGFMGMHGSFAANMAITECDYLIAVGSRFSDRSTGRISGFAPNTKIAHIDIDPSSISKNIPIDIPIVADAKIALQKILDYIDRYDFEKNKSHRKNWLEKTRQWVIQKPFTYKHSNSVIKPQYVIEKIYELTGGKAIITTEVGQNQMWAGQFYKFSEPKQFISSGGLGTMGFGFPAAIGAKIGNPNRFVFDIAGDGSFLMNMQELCTAKQYRVGVKIAILNNQFLGMVKQWQHLFYNKRYSYSCLGCQPDFVKLADAFNCKGFTTDKVSDVEPIIKESLKIEDMPVIMDFRVDRNENVYPMVPAGAALNEMILEE from the coding sequence ATGGTAAAAACCCAACGAAGTGGCGCTGAAATACTAATAGAATCACTCAAAAATGAGGGCGTAGAGGTAATCTTTGGTTACCCAGGTGGTGTCTTATTAGGGCTATATGATGTAATTTTTGACGCCAAAATTTTACATATACTGCCCAGACATGAGCAAGGTGGTATACATGCTGCTGACGGCTATGCACGATCGACAGGAAAGGTTGGTGTATGTATTGGAACCTCAGGCCCTGGAGCTACAAATTTAGTAACTGGCATAGCTACAGCATATATGGACTCATCTCCACTTGTGGTATTAACTGGGCAGGTTCCCAACGAACTTATCGGAGGGGATGCATTCCAGGAGGCTGATATAACTGGTATTACAAGGCCAATAGTAAAACATTCTTATTTAGTAAAAGATGTAAAAGATTTAGAGCAATCAGTTAGAGAAGCATTTCATATTGCAAAGACAGGTAGACCCGGCCCAGTTGTTATTGATCTACCTAAAGATGTTATGGCCACTAAGACAAGTTTTAAATTAAAAAGAAAGCTATATATACCAGGGTATAACCCCAATTATGAAGCAAATATAATGCAGGTTAAAAAATTACTAAAAGCTTTAGAAAGCGCTAAAAGACCACTACTATACATAGGGGGTGGCGTAAAAATCAGTAACGCCACAAATGAAGTAATAAAGCTCTCAGAAATGCTTGACATACCTGTTGTATCATCATTTATGGGGCTTGGGGGTATGCCAGGTACTCATAAAAATTATCTAGGCTTTATGGGTATGCATGGCAGTTTTGCAGCTAATATGGCTATAACTGAATGCGATTATTTAATAGCTGTTGGCTCTAGATTTTCTGATAGATCAACGGGTCGCATTAGTGGCTTTGCACCAAATACAAAAATAGCACATATTGATATAGATCCCTCATCAATAAGCAAGAATATACCTATTGACATACCAATAGTTGCAGATGCAAAAATAGCTTTACAAAAAATCCTAGACTATATTGACAGATATGATTTTGAAAAAAATAAGTCACACAGAAAAAACTGGCTTGAAAAAACAAGACAGTGGGTGATACAAAAACCTTTTACATACAAACATTCTAATAGTGTGATAAAACCACAATATGTTATAGAAAAAATTTATGAATTAACAGGTGGTAAGGCTATAATAACTACTGAGGTAGGCCAAAATCAGATGTGGGCTGGGCAATTTTATAAATTTAGCGAACCAAAGCAATTTATTTCATCTGGCGGATTGGGCACAATGGGCTTTGGTTTTCCTGCTGCAATAGGTGCAAAGATCGGCAATCCCAATCGTTTTGTTTTTGACATTGCTGGAGATGGGAGTTTTTTAATGAATATGCAAGAATTGTGCACTGCCAAACAGTATAGGGTTGGTGTTAAGATTGCAATTTTAAATAACCAATTTTTAGGGATGGTCAAACAGTGGCAACATCTTTTTTATAATAAGAGATACTCCTACTCCTGTCTTGGATGTCAGCCAGATTTTGTTAAGTTGGCTGATGCATTTAACTGCAAGGGCTTTACTACTGACAAAGTATCAGATGTTGAACCCATTATAAAAGAATCCTTAAAAATAGAAGACATGCCAGTAATTATGGATTTTAGGGTTGATAGAAATGAAAATGTTTACCCAATGGTACCTGCTGGCGCAGCCTTAAATGAAATGATACTTGAAGAGTAA
- the ilvN gene encoding acetolactate synthase small subunit, producing the protein MRHIISIYVENKFGVLARIAGLFSGRGYNIESLSVGVTTDENYSVITVVTNGDERVVEQIVKQLRKLVNVLKVRDLTFLDHVEREMIFIKVKANSKNRTDIFSIVNTFRAKIISLNKESLIVEITGVKDKNEAFIEVLKPFGIIEVVRTGGIAMNRGPLSTWEISKKGGEN; encoded by the coding sequence ATGAGACATATAATCTCTATATATGTAGAAAACAAATTTGGTGTGTTAGCAAGAATTGCGGGTCTTTTTAGTGGTCGCGGATATAACATAGAAAGCTTATCGGTGGGCGTAACAACTGACGAAAACTATTCAGTGATAACTGTTGTAACTAACGGGGATGAAAGAGTAGTTGAACAAATTGTAAAGCAACTTAGAAAGCTAGTTAATGTTTTAAAGGTAAGAGATTTAACCTTCCTTGACCACGTAGAAAGAGAAATGATTTTTATTAAGGTTAAGGCTAATTCAAAGAATAGGACAGATATATTCAGTATAGTCAATACTTTTAGAGCTAAAATAATTAGTTTAAACAAAGAATCTCTAATAGTTGAAATCACTGGGGTAAAAGACAAAAATGAAGCATTTATTGAGGTATTAAAGCCTTTTGGAATAATAGAGGTTGTAAGAACTGGTGGTATTGCAATGAACCGCGGCCCACTGTCAACATGGGAAATATCAAAGAAAGGAGGTGAAAATTGA
- the ilvC gene encoding ketol-acid reductoisomerase: MKIYYEKDTNLDLIKSKKVAVIGYGSQGFGHSNNLKDSGVEVAIGLHKNSKSWKKAEKQGFKVMEVADASKWADVIVILTPDEIQSAIYKESIENNLDEDNYLVFAHGFNIHFSQIITPNNINVIMVAPKGPGHLVRSEYVKGSGVPCLAAVHQDYTGNSLDMALSYAAAIGGARAGVLVTSFKEETETDLFGEQAVLCGGLSQLIKYGFETLVEAGYAPEMAYFECLHEVKLIVDLIYEGGLKNMRYSISNTAQYGDLTRGPMVIDKNVKNNMKKVLSSIQDGTFAKEWILENKAGRPVFNALTARDENHQVEIIGESLRKMMPWLNKERLVDRNNN; this comes from the coding sequence TTGAAGATTTATTACGAAAAGGATACAAATTTAGATCTAATTAAGTCAAAAAAAGTTGCAGTTATAGGTTATGGATCACAGGGTTTTGGCCATTCAAATAATTTAAAAGACTCAGGCGTCGAGGTTGCAATAGGTTTACATAAAAACAGCAAATCATGGAAAAAGGCTGAAAAACAAGGTTTTAAAGTAATGGAGGTAGCTGATGCATCTAAATGGGCAGATGTAATTGTTATATTAACCCCTGACGAAATACAGTCTGCTATATATAAAGAATCAATAGAAAATAATTTAGACGAAGATAACTACTTAGTATTTGCTCATGGATTCAATATCCACTTCTCACAAATTATCACCCCTAACAATATAAATGTTATAATGGTTGCCCCAAAAGGCCCAGGCCATTTAGTTAGATCAGAATATGTTAAAGGCTCAGGTGTACCATGTTTAGCTGCAGTCCATCAAGATTATACAGGTAATTCTCTAGATATGGCCCTTTCCTATGCTGCAGCAATAGGTGGAGCTAGAGCAGGTGTCCTTGTCACATCATTTAAGGAGGAAACTGAGACAGATCTTTTTGGTGAACAGGCTGTACTATGTGGTGGTCTATCACAACTTATTAAATACGGTTTTGAAACATTAGTGGAAGCAGGATATGCACCAGAGATGGCTTATTTTGAATGCTTGCACGAAGTTAAATTGATTGTTGATTTAATCTATGAGGGTGGCTTAAAGAATATGAGATATTCAATTAGCAATACTGCTCAATATGGCGATCTAACAAGGGGACCAATGGTTATTGATAAAAATGTAAAAAATAATATGAAAAAAGTTTTATCGAGTATACAAGATGGCACCTTTGCAAAAGAGTGGATACTAGAAAATAAAGCCGGAAGGCCTGTATTTAACGCATTAACGGCTAGAGATGAAAACCATCAAGTTGAAATCATAGGTGAGAGCTTAAGAAAAATGATGCCATGGCTCAATAAAGAGAGGCTTGTTGATCGTAATAATAACTAA